The following proteins are co-located in the Pseudomonadota bacterium genome:
- the prsR gene encoding PEP-CTERM-box response regulator transcription factor — translation MAKDEKNKLLIVEDDMGLQKQLKWCFADYELSFADDRESAIAQLRRNEPAVVLQDLGLPPDAEGVSEGIATLEEILTLSPETKVIVVTGNDDIENAVRSVGLGAYDFYRKPVDTDVLKLLVERAFSMWHLEQQNRRLLNASGSMPIDGVIAVSKEMQQVCRMVEKVAPSDVSVLILGASGTGKELLARAVHGLSDRKSQPFVAINCASIPDNLLESELFGHEKGAFTGAHKQTVGKVETAAGGTLFLDEIGDMPPALQAKMLRFLQERVIERVGGRKEIPVDVRVVCATNQDLQEMIANGAFREDLYYRIAEVMIDLPLLKDRSGDISALAYLMLEQFSVKQGRSRRRFSQDAIQAMEAYAWPGNVRELQNKIKAASVMAEGKLITAEDLALAVPDGLMMNLKAVRGEAEKDAVQKALAVARGNVARAAELLGVTRPTLYDLINRHQVANGKSNEQELIVKRKGEKL, via the coding sequence ATGGCGAAAGATGAAAAAAACAAACTGCTGATCGTCGAGGACGACATGGGGCTGCAGAAACAGCTCAAGTGGTGTTTCGCAGACTACGAGCTGTCGTTCGCCGACGACCGTGAATCGGCGATCGCCCAGTTGCGGCGCAACGAACCTGCCGTGGTCTTGCAGGACCTGGGTTTGCCACCGGATGCCGAGGGCGTCAGCGAAGGCATCGCGACGCTGGAAGAAATCCTGACGCTCTCGCCAGAGACCAAGGTCATCGTCGTTACCGGCAATGACGACATCGAAAACGCGGTCCGCTCGGTAGGCCTTGGGGCTTACGATTTTTACCGCAAGCCGGTCGATACCGATGTGCTCAAGCTGCTGGTCGAACGGGCATTTTCCATGTGGCATCTCGAGCAGCAGAATCGGCGCTTGCTGAACGCCAGCGGCAGCATGCCGATCGATGGCGTAATCGCGGTCAGCAAGGAAATGCAGCAGGTCTGCAGAATGGTCGAGAAAGTCGCGCCCAGCGATGTCTCGGTATTGATTCTCGGCGCCAGCGGTACCGGCAAGGAGTTGCTGGCCCGTGCGGTACACGGTCTCAGCGACCGCAAGTCACAGCCTTTCGTCGCGATCAACTGCGCGTCGATCCCCGACAACCTGCTGGAAAGCGAGTTGTTCGGCCACGAAAAAGGCGCGTTTACCGGCGCCCACAAACAAACCGTGGGCAAGGTTGAAACGGCTGCGGGCGGTACTTTGTTCCTCGATGAAATCGGCGACATGCCGCCCGCGTTGCAAGCCAAGATGCTGCGCTTTTTGCAGGAACGGGTGATCGAACGCGTTGGCGGCCGCAAGGAAATCCCGGTGGATGTGCGGGTAGTCTGCGCGACCAACCAGGACCTGCAGGAAATGATAGCCAACGGCGCCTTTCGCGAGGACCTTTATTACCGGATCGCGGAGGTGATGATTGACCTGCCGTTGCTCAAAGACCGCAGCGGCGATATCTCCGCGCTGGCCTACCTGATGCTGGAGCAGTTCAGCGTCAAGCAAGGCAGGTCCCGCCGCCGCTTCAGCCAGGACGCGATCCAGGCGATGGAAGCATACGCGTGGCCCGGCAATGTTCGCGAGTTGCAGAACAAGATCAAGGCGGCCAGCGTGATGGCGGAAGGAAAACTGATCACCGCGGAAGATCTGGCCCTGGCTGTGCCGGACGGCCTGATGATGAATCTGAAAGCGGTGCGTGGAGAGGCCGAAAAAGACGCGGTGCAAAAAGCGCTGGCGGTGGCACGCGGCAATGTCGCCAGGGCGGCCGAATTGCTCGGCGTCACGCGGCCGACGCTGTATGACCTGATCAACCGCCACCAGGTCGCGAACGGCAAAAGCAATGAGCAGGAGCTTATTGTTAAACGAAAAGGCGAAAAACTGTGA